A single Crateriforma conspicua DNA region contains:
- a CDS encoding sugar kinase, with product MTINLRPADQCRYDLVSLGEVMLRLDPGEGRIHTTRQFQAWEGGGEYNVARGLRRCFGLTTGIVTALADNPIGRLVEDLMLTGGVDTQWVQWFDYDGVGRTVRNGLNFTERGFGVRGAVGAADRGNTAASQLKPGDIDWDDLFGKQGVRWFHTGGIYAALSETTPDVVLEAVQSAHRHGTVVSYDLNYRPSLWQAIGGHAKCQDVNRKIAQHVDVMIGNEEDFTACLGFEVDGVDENLSKLDVTNFKKMIERATAEFPNFKATATTLRGVKTASINDWSAIVWHAGQFHQSRQYEDLEILDRVGGGDSFASGLIYGFLTTGDAAEAVQYGAAHGALAMTTPGDTSMASLKEVEKLKSGGSARVVR from the coding sequence ATGACTATCAATCTTCGTCCCGCTGATCAGTGCCGCTATGACTTGGTCTCCCTTGGCGAAGTCATGTTGCGTCTGGATCCCGGTGAAGGACGCATTCACACGACACGGCAATTCCAAGCGTGGGAAGGCGGCGGCGAATACAACGTCGCCCGCGGATTGCGTCGCTGCTTCGGCTTAACGACGGGGATCGTCACCGCGTTGGCTGACAATCCGATCGGTCGTTTGGTGGAAGACCTCATGCTGACCGGCGGCGTGGACACGCAGTGGGTGCAATGGTTCGACTATGACGGAGTCGGCCGCACCGTCCGCAACGGACTGAACTTCACCGAACGCGGGTTCGGTGTGCGTGGTGCCGTCGGCGCGGCCGATCGCGGAAACACGGCGGCGAGCCAGTTGAAACCCGGGGACATCGACTGGGACGACTTGTTCGGCAAACAGGGCGTTCGTTGGTTCCACACCGGCGGCATCTATGCGGCGCTCAGCGAAACCACCCCCGACGTTGTGCTGGAAGCGGTCCAGTCAGCACACCGTCATGGGACCGTCGTTTCCTATGACCTGAACTACCGCCCATCCTTGTGGCAGGCCATCGGCGGCCACGCCAAATGTCAAGACGTCAACCGCAAGATTGCCCAGCACGTCGACGTGATGATCGGTAATGAAGAAGACTTCACCGCTTGCCTGGGATTCGAAGTCGATGGGGTGGACGAAAACCTTAGCAAGCTGGACGTCACCAATTTCAAAAAGATGATCGAGCGTGCCACCGCCGAATTCCCCAACTTCAAAGCGACCGCGACGACCTTGCGCGGCGTGAAAACAGCATCGATTAACGACTGGAGTGCGATCGTCTGGCACGCCGGCCAGTTTCATCAGTCACGACAGTACGAAGATCTGGAAATCTTGGACCGTGTGGGCGGTGGCGACAGCTTTGCCAGCGGCCTGATCTACGGCTTTTTGACTACCGGCGATGCCGCGGAAGCGGTCCAGTATGGTGCCGCCCACGGGGCACTGGCCATGACGACACCGGGTGACACGTCGATGGCCAGTTTGAAAGAAGTCGAAAAACTGAAAAGCGGCGGCAGCGCTCGCGTCGTCCGCTAA
- a CDS encoding S9 family peptidase, which yields MTKQRWRVAFGWLVLWPVLAAGTLQAQSEDRGSESGELRRFSPADVAKVRYVTNAKPSPDGSQVAYLLSVPRRPMSDDNGPAWTELHVVDRDGQTRPFVTGHVNVSSTAWSHDGSAIYFVAKRTGDDHSALYRIAIDGGEAIRVLTHETGIGSYSLSPDGESIAFLATKPVPEDEKKLRDQGFDQEIYEEDVSATLVWLSKLPTVNDVLDGKDDAQAKPLELPGAASQIHFSPSGKELAVVLAPTPLIDDHYMAKKVHIADAESGQIIREIEHVGKLGQVAWSPDGKRLALVGSADIHDPHEGRLVIADVVSGDADRPAIRDLMPEDDSHVESIAWIDDTTLVYSAAEGVSSRLGTVTIDGQRNDWIEPGGELVIDAMTKAADANSFVLVGESANHPPDVFAVEKQGDAPERLTISNPWLSEMRFARQEPIRWTAADGLELEGVLMYPLNYVQGRQYPTIMYVHGGPESHESNAWLTSYARPGQTAAAMGFAVFYPNYRGSTGRGVEFSMMGQADAAGKEFSDLIDGVDHLLDIGITKPDAVGITGGSYGGFASAWGTTYYSDRFAASVMFVGISDNVSKVGTTDIPEEMFLVHHRKRLWDDWDYFLESSPIYHVQKNRTPTLILHGKNDPRVHPSQSLELFRHLKTLDQAPVRLVMYEGEGHGNRKAAARLDYNLRMLRWMQEFLQKKSSASPPLKIDYQAALGEDSSNP from the coding sequence ATGACCAAACAACGATGGCGGGTCGCCTTTGGATGGCTTGTCCTATGGCCGGTGCTTGCCGCCGGTACCTTGCAGGCCCAGTCAGAAGACCGTGGATCCGAATCCGGCGAACTGCGTCGCTTTAGCCCCGCGGATGTCGCAAAAGTTCGTTACGTCACCAATGCGAAACCGTCGCCCGACGGATCGCAGGTGGCTTACCTGTTGTCGGTGCCACGCCGTCCGATGAGCGATGACAATGGTCCCGCATGGACCGAATTGCATGTGGTCGATCGTGACGGGCAAACACGTCCGTTCGTGACCGGCCACGTCAACGTGTCGTCGACGGCATGGAGTCACGACGGATCGGCAATCTATTTCGTCGCCAAGCGAACGGGCGATGATCATAGTGCGTTGTATCGCATCGCCATCGATGGCGGTGAAGCGATTCGTGTTCTAACGCACGAGACGGGAATTGGATCTTATTCCCTTTCTCCCGACGGAGAATCGATCGCGTTCCTGGCCACCAAGCCCGTCCCTGAGGACGAAAAGAAGTTGCGCGATCAGGGGTTCGATCAAGAGATTTACGAAGAAGATGTCTCGGCGACGTTGGTGTGGCTGTCCAAGTTGCCTACGGTCAACGATGTCCTGGACGGCAAGGATGATGCACAAGCAAAGCCGCTTGAATTGCCGGGGGCTGCGTCGCAAATCCACTTCAGCCCGTCCGGTAAAGAACTGGCGGTGGTTCTGGCGCCGACGCCGTTGATTGACGATCACTACATGGCCAAAAAAGTCCACATCGCCGATGCGGAATCGGGCCAGATCATTCGTGAGATTGAACACGTCGGAAAGCTGGGCCAAGTGGCATGGAGCCCCGATGGGAAACGATTGGCGTTGGTCGGCAGCGCGGATATCCATGATCCCCACGAAGGACGTTTGGTGATTGCCGACGTTGTTTCAGGGGATGCGGACCGACCGGCAATTCGCGATCTGATGCCGGAAGACGATTCGCACGTTGAATCGATCGCTTGGATCGACGACACCACGCTGGTTTATTCGGCCGCCGAAGGTGTGTCATCGCGTTTGGGAACAGTCACGATCGATGGCCAGCGAAACGACTGGATCGAACCCGGTGGCGAATTGGTGATTGACGCCATGACAAAGGCGGCCGATGCCAATTCTTTTGTCCTGGTCGGTGAATCCGCCAACCATCCTCCCGATGTATTCGCGGTTGAGAAACAAGGAGATGCACCAGAGCGGTTGACGATATCGAATCCGTGGCTTTCGGAAATGCGTTTCGCACGCCAAGAACCGATCCGATGGACCGCCGCCGACGGTTTGGAACTGGAAGGCGTACTGATGTATCCGCTGAACTATGTCCAAGGCCGGCAGTATCCGACGATCATGTACGTCCATGGCGGTCCGGAATCGCACGAATCCAATGCGTGGTTGACCAGCTATGCACGGCCCGGTCAAACCGCTGCGGCCATGGGCTTTGCCGTCTTCTATCCGAACTATCGCGGCAGCACCGGTCGCGGCGTCGAATTTTCAATGATGGGCCAGGCCGACGCGGCCGGAAAAGAGTTTTCCGATTTGATCGATGGCGTGGACCATTTGCTTGACATCGGAATCACCAAACCCGATGCGGTGGGCATCACCGGCGGATCGTACGGTGGTTTTGCGTCGGCCTGGGGCACGACGTACTACTCGGATCGTTTCGCCGCCAGCGTGATGTTTGTGGGGATCAGCGACAACGTTTCCAAGGTCGGGACGACCGACATCCCCGAAGAAATGTTCTTGGTGCACCATCGAAAACGCTTGTGGGACGACTGGGACTACTTCTTAGAAAGCAGTCCCATCTATCACGTGCAAAAGAACCGAACGCCGACGCTGATTTTGCACGGAAAGAACGACCCCCGCGTCCACCCGTCCCAGTCTTTGGAATTGTTCCGACATCTAAAGACGTTGGATCAGGCGCCGGTGCGTTTGGTGATGTATGAAGGCGAAGGTCACGGCAATCGCAAAGCCGCGGCACGGCTGGATTACAACCTGCGGATGTTGCGCTGGATGCAAGAATTTTTGCAGAAGAAATCCAGTGCCTCGCCGCCGCTGAAAATCGATTATCAGGCGGCACTTGGCGAAGATTCGTCGAATCCGTAA
- a CDS encoding sulfatase, which yields MNVVSCRRIFRAPLGGWIAVITLLVGTAGADSPKNVLMICVDDLKPNIGCFGDPVAVTPNIDALAQRGVSFQSAYCNQAVCSPSRNSLMTGLRPQTIGVYDLSTHFRDAVPDVVTVGEHFQKFGYQVQGLGKIYHTGHGNHDDKQTWTVPSWRPKGSQYVHPDSLANRVKDSRGRLRGPATEAADVPDDTYSDGKIADEAVRRLQQSASNSEQPFFLAVGFLKPHLPFIAPQKYWDLYDPQSLPMPEYRQAPQGAPDYAPTNWGELRSYSDVPNEGPLPKAMPRDLIHGYYAATSYIDAQIGKVLDELNRLQLADQTVVVLWGDHGWHLGDHDMWCKHTNYEQAARIPVVVASPEGAKGQATQSLIETVDIYPTLAELAGIDAPLGLDGRSFAAVVRDPKQTTRPFITHVYPRSGRLGRAIRTPRYRLVQWAAIKGGDQGVDLELYDYQSDPLETKNVAAENPEVVQELLEYLGRQSAPKQAWKPQG from the coding sequence ATGAATGTTGTCAGTTGTCGTCGTATTTTTCGTGCCCCGCTTGGTGGATGGATCGCGGTGATCACGCTGTTGGTTGGCACCGCCGGCGCTGATTCACCCAAAAACGTTTTGATGATTTGCGTCGATGACCTGAAACCCAACATCGGATGTTTCGGTGATCCGGTGGCGGTGACTCCGAACATCGATGCGTTGGCGCAACGCGGCGTCAGTTTTCAATCGGCCTATTGCAACCAAGCGGTGTGTTCGCCCAGTCGCAATTCGCTGATGACGGGCCTGCGTCCGCAAACGATCGGCGTGTACGACCTGTCGACCCACTTCCGCGACGCGGTGCCCGATGTGGTAACCGTGGGCGAACACTTTCAAAAGTTTGGCTATCAAGTCCAAGGCCTGGGAAAGATCTATCACACCGGACACGGCAATCATGACGACAAGCAAACTTGGACGGTTCCGTCGTGGCGTCCCAAGGGTTCCCAATACGTGCATCCCGACAGCTTGGCGAATCGGGTGAAGGATTCTCGTGGGCGTCTGCGTGGTCCGGCGACCGAAGCGGCGGATGTGCCGGATGATACTTATTCCGATGGGAAGATCGCCGATGAAGCGGTGCGGCGGCTGCAACAATCGGCATCCAATTCCGAGCAGCCGTTCTTCTTGGCGGTCGGATTCTTAAAGCCTCACCTGCCCTTCATCGCACCACAAAAGTATTGGGACTTGTACGATCCCCAAAGTCTGCCGATGCCGGAATATCGACAAGCTCCACAGGGGGCACCCGATTATGCGCCGACCAACTGGGGCGAACTGCGCAGCTACAGCGATGTGCCCAACGAAGGTCCGCTGCCAAAAGCGATGCCCCGCGATTTGATTCATGGATACTACGCCGCGACCAGCTACATCGATGCGCAGATCGGAAAGGTCTTGGATGAATTGAATCGTCTGCAACTTGCCGACCAGACGGTTGTTGTGCTGTGGGGCGACCATGGTTGGCACTTGGGCGATCACGACATGTGGTGCAAGCACACGAATTACGAACAGGCGGCGCGGATCCCCGTCGTGGTGGCGTCACCCGAAGGCGCAAAGGGACAGGCCACGCAATCCTTGATCGAAACTGTTGACATCTATCCCACCTTGGCCGAATTGGCCGGCATCGATGCACCCCTCGGGCTGGACGGTCGCAGCTTTGCCGCCGTGGTTCGCGATCCCAAGCAGACGACCCGCCCCTTCATCACGCATGTCTATCCACGCAGTGGTCGGCTGGGGCGAGCGATTCGGACGCCTCGATACCGCTTGGTTCAGTGGGCCGCGATCAAGGGCGGCGACCAGGGCGTGGATTTGGAGTTGTACGACTATCAAAGCGATCCGCTGGAAACCAAAAATGTTGCGGCGGAAAACCCGGAAGTCGTTCAGGAATTGTTGGAGTACTTAGGCCGGCAATCCGCCCCCAAACAAGCCTGGAAGCCGCAGGGGTAA